A window of the Drosophila simulans strain w501 chromosome 2L, Prin_Dsim_3.1, whole genome shotgun sequence genome harbors these coding sequences:
- the LOC6730631 gene encoding neuropeptide-like 4, whose amino-acid sequence MLKLVLLLLAALLAVAMAVPAPGPSPNPAPVPQFVYSAGYPAVGYASPYVYYG is encoded by the exons ATGCTGAAGCTG gtactcctcctcctcgccgcCCTCCTGGCCGTTGCCATGGCCGTTCCTGCTCCAGGACCCAGTCCAAATCCCGCCCCGGTGCCACAGTTTGTCTACTCCGCCGGCTATCCGGCCGTGGGCTACGCCTCCCCGTACGTCTACTACGGCTGA
- the LOC6730632 gene encoding neuropeptide-like 4 — MFKLLVVVFAALFAAALAVPAPVARANPAPIPIASPEPAPQFYYGASPYAYSGGYYASPYSYYG; from the exons ATGTTCAAGCTG CTGGTTGTCGTTTTCGCTGCCCTCTTCGCCGCTGCTCTGGCTGTGCCCGCTCCAGTTGCCCGTGCCAATCCCGCTCCAATCCCGATTGCCAGCCCCGAGCCCGCCCCCCAGTTCTACTACGGAGCTAGCCCATACGCCTACTCCGGAGGATACTACGCTTCGCCCTACTCCTACTACGGCTAA